One window of the Babesia bovis T2Bo chromosome 2, whole genome shotgun sequence genome contains the following:
- a CDS encoding Receptor of activated protein C kinase (RACK) 1 family protein — MSNSVLDYKGVLTGGHTGWVTAISCPGRSDINTVISASRDKKIMIWEVYDNEIEGEIGIAKKSLTGHSQTIQDVTMSFDGLFALSGSWDNTLRLWDLVKCKTVHVYNGHTSDVYSVDFSPDNRQIISASRDKTIKLWNTLSECKRTVQNAHNDWVSCVRFSPNPHEHVFVSGGWDKIVKVWDLANCNLKFNLSGHEGIVSCTSISPDGSLCASGGKDGIARLWDMKEGNSLHLLEAGSPINALCFSPCNYWLCVATDRAIKIWNLENKNVLAEITSDKPKKIGLPWCVSLCWNADGSTLFAGSTDGTIYVYQVNKNYSYMGN; from the exons ATGAGTAACAGTGTTTTGGACTACAAGGGTGTCCTCACCGGTGGCCATACCGGCTGGGTGACTGCTATTTCTTGTCCTGGCAGAAGTGATATAAATACTGTGATTTCTGCTTCTAGAG ATAAGAAGATTATGATCTGGGAGGTCTACGACAATGAAATTGAGGGTGAAATCGGCATCGCTAAGAAGTCTCTTACGGGGCACTCACAGACTATTCAAGATGTAACCATGTCATTTGATGGTCTTTTTGCTTTATCTGGTTCTTGGG ACAACACTCTGAGGCTTTGGGACCTCGTGAAGTGCAAAACTGTGCACGTATACAACGGTCACACTAGTGATGTCTACAGCGTAGACTTCAGTCCTGACAATCGTCAAATCATTTCCGCCAGCCGTGATAAAACTATCAAGTTATGGAACACTTTGTCTGAATGCAAGCGTACAGTTCAGAATGCGCACAATGACTGGGTTTCTTGTGTAAGGTTCTCTCCTAACCCACATGAGCACGTATTTGTCTCCGGTGGTTGGGACAAGATCGTTAAG GTCTGGGATCTTGCTAACTGCAACCTTAAGTTCAACCTTAGTGGACATGAGGGTATCGTTTCATGCACTTCTATTTCTCCAGACGGTTCACTTTGTGCTTCTGGTGGTAAGGACGGCATCGCTCGTTTGTGGGACATGAAGGAAGGCAACAGCCTGCATTTGTTGGAGGCTGGTTCTCCTATCAATGCTCTCTGCTTCTCTCCTTGCAACTACTGGCTTTGCGTGGCTACTGACAGGGCCATTAAGATCTGGAACTTGGAAAACAAGAACGTGCTCGCTGAAATCACTAGCGACAAGCCTAAGAAGATTGGCCTTCCATGGTGTGTGTCTCTGTGCTGGAACGCTGATGGCAGCACGCTTTTCGCTGGATCCACTGACGGTACtatatatgtctaccagGTCAACAAGAACTACAGCTACATGGGAAATTAA
- a CDS encoding SpoU rRNA Methylase family protein — protein MAFTPSQAAHSAVQRVLDSIKKQAEERALRHSRAKLKGDSTALSSRSYVRKSNNGISPKVVYNVQQRARSTGDYFTRLVNSSPKPRVLRSANHPVAIHLYKLAHSAAYRKYRKLVLLTSTKLIREYCERHGACSRIYTTSYENPVLLEPSVRAERVIVCSDKLLQKVADLHSYKGGVVAEVPYPQPAQHLGQAALVLCVAPKCNAARDNGATATLVRTAHALQWQALWMLKHGEHDLLNPRDIRASQNCLDTMPYVVGTAQEAIKFAKDNDLLISICCDGGFNLNSDRAQNIIKQHRGMLLLIGKQPKELLEAAVKFDVTGGKPIISPERKTHMYNLDTHVKSAILMYLVRKNMHVTAPRSPYLSQKVVRHEP, from the exons ATGGCCTTTACGCCATCGCAAGCAGCGCACAGCGCTGTTCAACGGGTATTGGACAGCATCAAAAAACAGGCTGAAGAACGCGCTTTGAGGCATTCCCGAGCTAAATTGAAAGGTGATTCCACGGCCTTGTCTTCTAGAAGCTATGTACGGAAATCGAATAACGGCATATCTCCAAAGGTGGTTTACAATGTCCAACAAAGAGCGAGGAGCACGGGTGACTACTTTACTAGACTGGTAAACAGCTCACCTAAGCCAAGGGTGCTACGAAGCGCCAACCACCCGGTGGCTATACATCTATATAAGCTAGCACACAGTGCGGCATACAG GAAGTATCGCAAACTAGTTCTGCTCACCAGTACCAAACTGATACGGGAGTACTGTGAACGCCATGGAGCATGCAGCAGAATATACACCACTTCCTATGAAAACCCAGTGCTCCTGGAGCCTAGTGTACGCGCAGAAAGGGTAATTGTATGTTCCGATAAGTTGCTGCAAAAG GTCGCAGACCTCCACTCTTATAAGGGCGGCGTTGTTGCGGAAGTCCCATATCCACAACCGGCACAACACCTAGGGCAGGCAGCACTCGTGCTATGCGTAGCCCCAAAATGCAACGCGGCTCGTGATAACGGCGCGACGGCTACGCTAGTACGTACCGCACACGCGCTGCAGTGGCAGGCATTGTGGATGCTCAAACACGGGGAGCATGACCTGCTGAACCCAAGAGACATCCGGGCATCTCAA AACTGCCTTGATACGATGCCATACGTCGTGGGAACCGCACAAGAAGCAATCAAGTTCGCAAAAGACAACGATCTGCTTATAAGTATATGCTGCGACGGCGGGTTCAACCTGAACTCAGACCGAGCTCAAAACATCATCAAACAACATCGCGGGATGCTGCTGCTAATAGGCAAACAACCCAAG GAGCTTTTGGAAGCCGCCGTCAAGTTTGATGTTACAGGTGGCAAGCCAATCATCAGCCCTGAGAGGAAGACGCATATGTATAACCTGGATACACATGTCAAAAGTGCTATTCTCATGTATCTCGTGCGCAAAAACATGCACGTTACAGCACCGAGGTCCCCGTACCTATCTCAGAAGGTAGTACGCCACGAGCCTTAG
- a CDS encoding Leucine Rich repeats (2 copies) family protein has product MTDDADIRIQRIGVDLEAPSESSVIEFHCERIKRIENLERCTALKKLAIVSNLVEKIEKLDSNTALETLDLYQNNIKIIENIGHLHALRVLDVSFNQIEVIENLESLINLRELYLTNNKIATVENLCMLKQLELLELGSNRIREYGDIGALTALKSLWLGRNKITSMQVPPLPMLNKLSLQNNRIDTWDERLATGCPMLSELYLSFNGLKEVPAWINTMKMLKILDLGNNQISKINITEDNIYIEELWLNDNALEEEIDIEPLRRFSRLKVLYLERNPIQSKLGPSYRNRVLHILPQITQLDALEVSGRVCVD; this is encoded by the exons ATGACGGACGATGCTGATATCAGAATACAACGCATAGGTGTAGACTTAGAGGCGCCTTCCGAGAGCTCGGTAATTGAATTCCACTGCGAACGAATCAAGCGCATCGAGAACCTCGAGCGCTGCACAGCCCTTAAG AAGTTAGCAATTGTATCCAACCTAGTGGAAAAGATTGAGAAACTGGACAGCAATACTGCCCTGGAGACGCTTGACTTGTACCAGAACAATATAAAGATTATTGAAAATATAGGACATTTACACGCATTACG CGTACTCGACGTCTCATTCAACCAAATCGAGGTCATAGAGAACCTTGAGAGCCTAATTAACCTCCGTGAGCTCTACCTCACCAATAACAAAATCGCAACT GTGGAAAACTTGTGTATGCTTAAGCAACTGGAGTTGCTGGAACTGGGATCCAATCGGATACGCGAATACGGAGACATCGGAGCGCTTACCGCGCTTAAATCACTGTGGTTAGGCCGAAACAAGATAACTTCCATGCAAGTTCCACCTCTGCCTATGCTGAACAAATTAAGCTTGCAAAATAACCGTATCGACACTTGGGATGAACGGTTAGCAACTGGATGCCCAATGCTATCGGAACTGTACCTTAGCTTCAATGGACTTAAGGAAGTACCCGCGTGGATCAACACAATG AAAATGCTAAAAATCCTGGACCTCGGGAACAACCAGATATCGAAGATAAATATCACAGAAGacaatatttatatagaGGAGCTCTGG CTTAACGATAACGCTCTTGAGGAAGAAATTGATATAGAGCCGTTGCGCCGATTTTCTAGGCTAAAAGTGCTATATCTAGAGCGCAACCCGATCCAATCGAAGCTTGGACCCAGTTATCGCAACCGAGTGCTTCATATACTTCCAC AAATAACACAACTGGATGCCCTGGAAGTCAGCGGTCGGGTTTGTGTTGACTGA